One genomic window of Solanum dulcamara chromosome 10, daSolDulc1.2, whole genome shotgun sequence includes the following:
- the LOC129870220 gene encoding CBL-interacting serine/threonine-protein kinase 6-like isoform X2, with protein MAPEEKCAVLYGKYELGRMLGQGTFAKVYHARNVVTEENIAMKVVGKEKVIKVGMMEQIKREISVMKMVKHPNIVELHEVMASKTKIYFAMEFVKGGELFEKVAKGKLREDNARGYFQQLISAIDFCHSRGVYHRDLKPENLLLDEEGNLKVTDFGLSAFSDHLRQDGLLHTTCGTPAYVAPEVIGNHGYDGATSDIWSCGVILYVLLAGFLPFQDDNIMVMYKKIHKGDFKCPPWISSDARKLITKMLDPNPSTRITASKIMESNWFKKSVPKTLRTKEEEQFALGDENCVGKAKKIESLNAFHIISLSEGFDLSPLFEEKKKKEKEQLRFATTKPASSVISKLEEVARTSKFSVKRSDSSVRLQGQESGRKGKLGISADIFAVTPSFLVVEVKKASGDTLEYNQFCSKELRPALKDIVWKSAPENPTLAYMC; from the exons ATGGCGCCAGAAGAAAAATGTGCTGTTTTGTATGGTAAATATGAGCTCGGACGAATGTTGGGTCAAGGTACTTTTGCTAAAGTTTATCATGCTCGTAACGTGGTAACAGAGGAGAATATAGCAATGAAAGTTGTTGGAAAAGAGAAGGTGATAAAGGTAGGAATGATGGAGCAAATCAAACGAGAAATCTCCGTCATGAAAATGGTGAAACACCCAAACATTGTCGAGCTACATGAAGTTATGGCAAGCAAAACGAAGATTTACTTCGCTATGGAGTTCGTTAAAGGTGGTGAATTGTTCGAAAAAGTAGCTAAAGGGAAGCTTAGAGAAGATAATGCACGCGGCTATTTCCAGCAATTGATTTCTGCAATTGATTTTTGTCATAGCCGTGGTGTTTATCACCGGGATTTAAAGCCTGAGAATTTGTTGTTAGATGAAGAAGGTAATCTTAAGGTAACTGATTTTGGGCTTAGCGCGTTTTCGGATCATTTAAGGCAAGATGGTTTGTTGCATACAACTTGTGGCACCCCTGCATATGTTGCCCCTGAAGTAATTGGTAATCATGGATATGATGGTGCAACATCAGATATTTGGTCATGTGGGGTAATTCTTTATGTGCTTTTAGCTGGTTTTTTACCATTTCAAGATGATAATATTATGGTTATGTATAAGAAAATTCACAAGGGTGATTTTAAGTGTCCACCTTGGATTTCATCTGATGCAAGAAAGTTGATAACAAAGATGTTGGATCCGAATCCGAGTACAAGGATTACTGCTTCAAAGATTATGGAGTCTAATTGGTTCAAAAAGTCTGTGCCAAAGACTTTGAGGACTAAGGAGGAGGAACAATTTGCTTTAGGGGATGAAAATTGTGTAGGAAAGGCGAAAAAGATTGAGTCTTTAAATGCTTTTCATATCATTTCTTTATCAGAGGGGTTCGATTTGTCTCCGTTGTTtgaggaaaagaagaagaaggagaaagagCAGTTGAGATTTGCAACAACAAAGCCAGCAAGCAGTGTGATTTCGAAGCTTGAGGAAGTGGCGAGAACGTCGAAATTCAGCGTAAAGAGGAGTGATTCTAGTGTTAGATTGCAGGGACAAGAAAGTGGGAGGAAAGGGAAATTAGGAATTTCTGCTGATATATTTGCTGTGACTCCTTCATTTCTGGTTGTGGAGGTGAAAAAAGCTAGTGGTGACACATTGGAATATAATCAATTCTGCAGCAAAGAGCTTAGGCCAGCACTCAAGGACATTGTTTGGAAATCAGCACCTGAGAATCCAACACTTGC atacatgtgttag
- the LOC129870220 gene encoding CBL-interacting serine/threonine-protein kinase 6-like isoform X1 → MAPEEKCAVLYGKYELGRMLGQGTFAKVYHARNVVTEENIAMKVVGKEKVIKVGMMEQIKREISVMKMVKHPNIVELHEVMASKTKIYFAMEFVKGGELFEKVAKGKLREDNARGYFQQLISAIDFCHSRGVYHRDLKPENLLLDEEGNLKVTDFGLSAFSDHLRQDGLLHTTCGTPAYVAPEVIGNHGYDGATSDIWSCGVILYVLLAGFLPFQDDNIMVMYKKIHKGDFKCPPWISSDARKLITKMLDPNPSTRITASKIMESNWFKKSVPKTLRTKEEEQFALGDENCVGKAKKIESLNAFHIISLSEGFDLSPLFEEKKKKEKEQLRFATTKPASSVISKLEEVARTSKFSVKRSDSSVRLQGQESGRKGKLGISADIFAVTPSFLVVEVKKASGDTLEYNQFCSKELRPALKDIVWKSAPENPTLAKLSRSAKSL, encoded by the exons ATGGCGCCAGAAGAAAAATGTGCTGTTTTGTATGGTAAATATGAGCTCGGACGAATGTTGGGTCAAGGTACTTTTGCTAAAGTTTATCATGCTCGTAACGTGGTAACAGAGGAGAATATAGCAATGAAAGTTGTTGGAAAAGAGAAGGTGATAAAGGTAGGAATGATGGAGCAAATCAAACGAGAAATCTCCGTCATGAAAATGGTGAAACACCCAAACATTGTCGAGCTACATGAAGTTATGGCAAGCAAAACGAAGATTTACTTCGCTATGGAGTTCGTTAAAGGTGGTGAATTGTTCGAAAAAGTAGCTAAAGGGAAGCTTAGAGAAGATAATGCACGCGGCTATTTCCAGCAATTGATTTCTGCAATTGATTTTTGTCATAGCCGTGGTGTTTATCACCGGGATTTAAAGCCTGAGAATTTGTTGTTAGATGAAGAAGGTAATCTTAAGGTAACTGATTTTGGGCTTAGCGCGTTTTCGGATCATTTAAGGCAAGATGGTTTGTTGCATACAACTTGTGGCACCCCTGCATATGTTGCCCCTGAAGTAATTGGTAATCATGGATATGATGGTGCAACATCAGATATTTGGTCATGTGGGGTAATTCTTTATGTGCTTTTAGCTGGTTTTTTACCATTTCAAGATGATAATATTATGGTTATGTATAAGAAAATTCACAAGGGTGATTTTAAGTGTCCACCTTGGATTTCATCTGATGCAAGAAAGTTGATAACAAAGATGTTGGATCCGAATCCGAGTACAAGGATTACTGCTTCAAAGATTATGGAGTCTAATTGGTTCAAAAAGTCTGTGCCAAAGACTTTGAGGACTAAGGAGGAGGAACAATTTGCTTTAGGGGATGAAAATTGTGTAGGAAAGGCGAAAAAGATTGAGTCTTTAAATGCTTTTCATATCATTTCTTTATCAGAGGGGTTCGATTTGTCTCCGTTGTTtgaggaaaagaagaagaaggagaaagagCAGTTGAGATTTGCAACAACAAAGCCAGCAAGCAGTGTGATTTCGAAGCTTGAGGAAGTGGCGAGAACGTCGAAATTCAGCGTAAAGAGGAGTGATTCTAGTGTTAGATTGCAGGGACAAGAAAGTGGGAGGAAAGGGAAATTAGGAATTTCTGCTGATATATTTGCTGTGACTCCTTCATTTCTGGTTGTGGAGGTGAAAAAAGCTAGTGGTGACACATTGGAATATAATCAATTCTGCAGCAAAGAGCTTAGGCCAGCACTCAAGGACATTGTTTGGAAATCAGCACCTGAGAATCCAACACTTGC AAAGCTGAGCAGGAGTGCCAAATCACTATAG
- the LOC129871685 gene encoding reticulon-like protein B21 produces MEVGNRRRSTSSRNNGVVATGSVWENRMKLDEVKGGFKVFSNSSAEETPDENDDIDCVFISGSNNQVDKKLDMGPKKCNLDVGLVSGKRKTWKTESFEGNPIQIASKKTDLSKNLDGKCKDLSVSADGVVGITKKTWKNECFEGNPIQIASKRSDLSKNLDEKYKDLSKNWDEMCKDLSVSAEGVVGIRKKTWKTESFEGNPIQIASKRSDLSKSLEEKSNNLSVSADGVVGITMKKTPIQIAGKKSDLRKKLDEKCKDLSVSVDEVCKKIPIQRKKSFELRKLKSDQSVNGNVIKSNLDVRNLKKSNLEESSVNPEGSILIMKTKSEEFGMCEEKFITSNVVSEAKSANKLEENLENGDDNEDDEEWDDVLEEEIDEGIEKKSVDVKEIRVQEQNKPKKIVIENKKFQYNNKIQIPISSINKKQLPPTSVHANVHPSPTRTKSVPVSDEFLSRQHSKLQSLVDLVMWRNVSKSALVFGLGTFVIISTSYTQDLNISFISGLSYLGLIYLAAIFLLRSLIHRRAIDIGESSEYVLVEEEALWILKLILPLINEFLLKIRALFSGDPSTTMKMAVLLFVLAKFGSYITIWKLSKLGFFGVFVIPKVCSSYSTQLTSHGTFFIRYIRDAWESCTHKKAIGFVIFTLVWNFSSIIARIWAVFMLYVGFRYYQQTLMREDTTNIKDDDLILVGKKPNLMDTRKQKKAF; encoded by the exons ATGGAAGTGGGCAATAGAAGGAGGAGCACATCATCAAGAAATAATGGTGTAGTGGCTACAGGTTCTGTTTGGGAGAACAGAATGAAACTTGATGAAGTAAAAGGTGGATTTAAAGTGTTTAGTAATAGTAGTGCTGAAGAAACCCCAGATGAAAATGATGATATAGATTGTGTCTTTATTAGTGGAAGCAATAATCAAGTGGATAAAAAGCTGGATATGGGACCAAAAAAATGTAATCTTGATGTTGGGTTAGTGAGTGGAAAGAGAAAAACTTGGAAAACTGAGAGTTTTGAAGGAAACCCAATTCAGATTGCTAGTAAAAAAACTGATTTGAGCAAAAATTTGGATGGAAAATGTAAAGATTTGAGTGTTTCTGCTGATGGGGTTGTTGGGATTACAAAGAAAACTTGGAAAAATGAGTGTTTTGAGGGAAACCCAATTCAGATTGCTAGTAAAAGATCTGATTTGAGCAAAAACTTGGATGAGAAGTATAAAGATTTGAGCAAAAATTGGGATGAAATGTGTAAAGATTTGAGTGTTTCTGCTGAAGGGGTTGTTGGGATTAGGAAGAAAACTTGGAAAACTGAGAGTTTTGAGGGTAACCCAATTCAGATTGCTAGTAAAAGATCTGATTTGAGCAAAAGTTTGGAAGAAAAAAGTAATAATTTGAGTGTTTCTGCTGATGGGGTTGTTGGTATTACAATGAAAAAGACCCCAATACAGATTGCTGGTAAAAAATctgatttgagaaaaaaattggaTGAGAAGTGTAAAGATTTGAGTGTTTCTGTTGATGAGGTTTGTAAAAAAATACCAATTCAGAGAAAGAAAAGTTTTGAGTTGAGAAAGCTGAAATCTGATCAGTCTGTTAATGGGAATGTGATAAAATCCAATCTTGATGTAAGAAACTTGAAAAAATCCAATCTTGAGGAGTCAAGTGTGAATCCTGAAGGGTCAATTTTGATTATGAAGACAAAATCTGAGGAGTTTGGTATGTGTGAAGAGAAATTCATCACAAGCAATGTAGTATCTGAGGCCAAATCTGCAAATAAATTAGAAGAGAATCTTGAAAATGGAGATGAtaatgaagatgatgaagaatgGGATGATGTATTGGAGGAAGAAATCGATGAGGGAATTGAAAAGAAAAGTGTTGATGTTAAAGAAATTAGAGTACAAGAACAGAATAAGCCTAAAAAGATTGTGATTGAAAACAAGAAATTTCAGtacaataataaaatacaaataccaatttcttcaattaaCAAGAAACAGCTCCCTCCTACTTCAGTCCATGCTAATGTTCATCCAAGTCCAACAAGAACCAAATCAG TTCCAGTTTCAGATGAATTCCTGTCTAGACAACATAGCAAATTACAAAGCTTGG TTGATTTAGTGATGTGGCGAAATGTATCAAAATCAGCATTAGTCTTTGGACTTGGAACCTTTGTTATCATTTCGACTTCATATACTCAAGATCTCAATATCAG CTTTATTTCTGGGCTCTCCTACTTGGGTCTGATCTATCTTGCTGCGATCTTTCTCCTTAGATCCCTCATTCACAG GAGAGCCATTGATATTGGTGAATCAAGTGAATATGTATTAGTGGAAGAAGAAGCACTATGGATACTGAAATTGATACTTCCTTTAATAAATGagtttcttttgaaaatcagaGCCCTTTTTTCTGGGGATCCTTCAACTACAATGAAG ATGGCAGTTCTGCTGTTTGTTTTGGCTAAGTTTGGCAGCTATATAACTATTTGGAAACTGTCTAAATTGG GCTTTTTTGGAGTTTTCGTCATACCAAAAGTTTGCTCTTCTTATTCCACACAGTTAACCTCTCatg GTACATTTTTTATAAGATACATTAGAGATGCTTGGGAATCATGTACTCACAAAAAAGCAATTGGATTTGTAATCTTCACATTAGTATGGAATTTCTCTTCAATCATTGCCAGAATATGGGCAG TGTTCATGTTGTATGTGGGTTTTAGGTACTATCAACAAACCTTGATGAGAGAAGACACAACTAATATtaaagatgatgatttaataTTAGTTGGGAAAAAGCCCAATTTAATGGATACAAGAAAGCAAAAGAAAGCATTTTAA